A genomic region of Bactrocera dorsalis isolate Fly_Bdor chromosome 3, ASM2337382v1, whole genome shotgun sequence contains the following coding sequences:
- the LOC125777116 gene encoding uncharacterized protein LOC125777116, whose product MSNTPSVRIQMPATMQSPRLALRPPRLNLSGVTSSGSNQLHPPLTGHPLATHPQTGLPLTAQTKESEQWPFFSASDFARGFSDFVDFTKAGMSFGEKFTFGLYEKLSKWSRKWFTHIFLFIVMVLFSAGGAMVFVVVEGHHANQVQLDLSYQRREFLKEMSSLASDPALLSDRQRLEGKVVNIMRSHKEAINSFINNEKTFEELEKQKNPWTFMNSMFFCGTIYTTIGEYMQ is encoded by the exons atgTCGAACACACCGTCAGTGCGAATACAAATGCCGGCAACCATGCAATCGCCACGGTTGGCGCTGCGTCCACCGCGTTTGAATCTCTCCGGCGTCACCAGTTCGGGCTCCAATCAGTTGCATCCGCCCTTAACCGGCCACCCATTGGCCACACATCCACAGACAGGACTACCGTTAACCGCACAAACTAAGGAAAGCGAACAATGGCCTTTCTTTTCGGCATCCGATTTCGCCAGAGGTTTCTCCGATTTCGTGGACTTCACCAAGGCGGGCATGAGTTTTGGCGAAAAGTTCACCTTTGGTCTGTACGAGAAGCTGAGCAAGTGGTCACGCAAATGGTTCACACATATTTTCCTATTCATTGTCATGGTGCTCTTTAGTGCTGGTGGTGCGAtggtatttgttgttgtcgaaG GTCACCATGCCAACCAAGTACAACTGGATTTGAGCTATCAGCGGAGAGAATTCTTAAAAGAAATGTCCAGTTTGGCTTCCGATCCGGCTTTGCTG TCTGACCGTCAGCGTTTAGAGGGAAAAGTAGTAAATATCATGCGCAGTCATAAAGAGGCCATTAACTCATTCATAAACAATGAAAAAACTTTTGAGGAATTGGAAAAACAGAAGAATCCTTGGACTTTTATGAATTCAATGTTCTTTTGCGGCACAATTTATACGACAATCGGTGAGTACATGCAGTAA